From the genome of Turicibacter faecis, one region includes:
- a CDS encoding glycosyltransferase family 32 protein → MSQIIPKIIHQIWLGDGDVPIKYLSFIDSWKSHHPDWEYHLWTVDHLIPLRNQRSYDQTTDVVQKTNIVRYEVLYQYGGIYVELDTACFKNIEPLLDDVEFFVETKDDFYFSNELMGCTPHHELMGELVEGISRSLQTEGLAPIDEQSGSLYMMKYLLWMPEVTILEEAMFIPSHTELLQPEDGSYCYRSARFVPSLG, encoded by the coding sequence ATGAGTCAAATAATTCCTAAAATAATTCATCAAATATGGTTAGGAGACGGTGATGTTCCAATAAAATATTTATCGTTTATTGATTCGTGGAAGTCACATCATCCTGATTGGGAATATCACCTATGGACGGTGGACCATCTGATTCCCTTGAGAAACCAAAGAAGTTATGATCAAACGACAGATGTCGTGCAAAAGACCAATATCGTTCGTTATGAAGTTCTTTATCAATATGGTGGAATTTACGTTGAATTAGATACAGCCTGTTTTAAAAATATTGAACCTTTATTGGATGATGTCGAATTTTTTGTGGAAACTAAAGATGATTTTTATTTTTCTAATGAATTGATGGGATGTACGCCACATCACGAATTAATGGGCGAATTAGTGGAAGGAATTTCTCGTTCTTTACAGACAGAGGGCTTAGCCCCAATTGATGAGCAAAGCGGTAGCCTTTATATGATGAAGTACCTTCTTTGGATGCCAGAGGTCACCATTTTGGAGGAGGCTATGTTCATTCCATCACATACCGAGTTGCTTCAGCCTGAGGATGGCTCATACTGCTATCGTTCAGCGCGATTCGTCCCCTCTTTAGGATAA
- a CDS encoding MFS transporter — protein sequence MKRFYLYRIFTLNHFMTAIYVIYLRSLGCSFVSIAAFHTAKDLTVMGLEIPLSYLSEKIGYKFVLALSGIFMTLSMLLMMVTTNRALLLLSFICWGIAVSCDSGISDAYLYEQVGEQRYPIVQSNTIMWRQLVGSGFKLIGSMVYSVFQLLPFLLTIVNSLISTGTALSFKPIKVKQTPRKVSFKQFKGTVLSPAYLAVVFHNVCLITFLSLTFTYESVLLVDQGLDANWLGVVTCLKLIVSSFGVHLVKKFVHVKNSSNFYLWLYVISTVAILGLGNQASILVTILSILVISIVNGVMFPYRTILLNKVIQDNRATLLSIQSQGQFLMRAVLSLVMSWIADTVSPSFAMVGLALLTLSSILIMRGCFYPIMRTVDEWNENKVKSVA from the coding sequence ATGAAGCGATTTTATCTGTATCGAATTTTTACGTTAAATCATTTTATGACGGCCATTTATGTCATTTATTTACGATCACTGGGATGCTCGTTTGTGAGCATTGCGGCGTTTCATACAGCCAAAGATTTAACCGTGATGGGATTAGAGATTCCATTGAGTTACCTTTCTGAAAAAATAGGATATAAATTTGTTTTGGCGCTTTCGGGTATTTTTATGACGCTTTCGATGTTACTCATGATGGTGACGACAAATCGGGCGCTATTATTGCTAAGTTTTATTTGTTGGGGCATAGCCGTATCATGCGATTCCGGAATTAGTGATGCATATTTATACGAGCAAGTAGGCGAACAACGCTATCCTATCGTTCAATCAAATACTATCATGTGGCGGCAATTGGTCGGATCAGGCTTTAAATTAATTGGGTCAATGGTTTATTCTGTATTTCAGTTACTCCCATTTCTACTCACAATAGTCAATAGTTTAATTTCGACGGGTACCGCATTAAGTTTCAAACCTATAAAGGTTAAACAAACGCCACGAAAGGTGTCTTTTAAACAGTTTAAGGGGACGGTATTATCTCCCGCCTATCTTGCTGTTGTTTTTCATAACGTGTGTTTAATTACTTTTTTAAGTTTAACGTTTACGTATGAATCGGTGTTACTTGTGGACCAAGGTTTAGATGCTAACTGGTTAGGTGTTGTGACGTGTTTGAAGTTAATTGTAAGCTCTTTTGGCGTACATCTCGTTAAAAAGTTTGTACATGTCAAAAATAGTTCTAATTTTTATCTGTGGTTATACGTTATTTCAACAGTTGCTATCTTAGGATTGGGAAATCAAGCGTCTATTTTAGTCACTATCTTATCGATCTTAGTGATTTCAATCGTAAATGGGGTCATGTTTCCCTACCGAACTATTTTATTAAATAAAGTGATTCAGGATAATCGGGCAACGTTGTTGTCTATTCAATCTCAAGGCCAATTTTTGATGCGAGCTGTTTTATCATTAGTAATGAGTTGGATAGCAGATACTGTTTCTCCCTCATTTGCGATGGTGGGCTTAGCTTTATTAACGTTATCCTCCATTTTAATCATGCGAGGATGCTTTTATCCAATCATGAGAACCGTCGATGAATGGAACGAGAACAAAGTAAAATCAGTCGCTTAA
- a CDS encoding GNAT family N-acetyltransferase: protein MNLCTDHCQLIEKHKGGDPSHLQASSSSKREKNEKIVDFEWEVRLTKNQQTIGGVQLKSLPDTVSVELGYDNLEVLRQLNVIEEILRKLVDFSFLTLKVPRLMMMVRSIDFELTKVVKKLGMRLDEKVSIGGAVFSKYSLTHPINEKVPLLKMRSSAQIQREVLEFVKREAEIRILIQTGLRLNRDAPLDIMRDYRFCLGVKSEKLHRYTEDCSWMETFGELLVVKKNKLTPSHLLFQMQFQDGIRLDFEFLTLDRLKEYVISETLYRVILDKDHQLPLNTQTHLFPSRVSCPTEEEFQELLNDIWWNQIEVAKALYREEVTLVGSLYEKLLTEGLTTLLGWMVEIKYDWKVDLGRKNRWLKRYLSDTSYQEYLSLYPNQSYGGMWERLFLMKLFVEKYAKKVAGVLGYTYDVEQGEKVAKFLHRINSLPSNASEFH, encoded by the coding sequence ATGAACTTATGTACAGATCATTGCCAATTAATTGAGAAACATAAGGGAGGAGACCCCTCTCATTTGCAAGCATCGTCTTCTTCAAAAAGGGAGAAAAATGAAAAAATCGTTGATTTTGAATGGGAGGTTAGGCTAACAAAGAATCAGCAAACGATTGGGGGGGTACAGCTTAAATCACTCCCTGATACAGTGAGCGTAGAGTTAGGGTATGATAACTTAGAAGTTTTAAGGCAATTAAACGTTATCGAAGAAATTTTGAGAAAGTTAGTGGACTTTTCTTTTTTGACGTTAAAAGTTCCTCGATTGATGATGATGGTTCGCTCGATTGATTTTGAGTTAACTAAAGTAGTAAAAAAACTTGGGATGAGGTTAGATGAGAAGGTAAGCATTGGGGGCGCTGTTTTCTCAAAATATAGTTTAACTCATCCGATAAATGAAAAAGTTCCTCTCTTAAAAATGCGTTCAAGTGCGCAAATCCAACGAGAGGTACTTGAATTTGTAAAACGTGAAGCGGAAATTCGTATTTTAATACAAACAGGATTACGATTAAATCGCGATGCTCCTCTTGATATTATGAGAGATTACCGCTTTTGTTTAGGGGTAAAAAGTGAAAAATTGCACCGTTATACGGAGGATTGTTCATGGATGGAGACATTTGGGGAATTGTTAGTCGTTAAAAAAAATAAGTTAACCCCGTCTCATCTTCTTTTTCAAATGCAATTTCAAGATGGAATTCGCCTTGATTTTGAATTCCTAACGCTCGATAGACTAAAGGAATATGTTATCTCAGAAACATTGTATCGAGTGATTTTAGACAAGGATCATCAGTTGCCACTAAATACTCAGACTCATCTGTTTCCTAGCCGTGTTTCATGCCCGACGGAAGAGGAGTTTCAGGAGTTACTGAATGACATTTGGTGGAATCAAATTGAGGTTGCTAAGGCATTGTATCGTGAAGAGGTGACGCTAGTTGGGTCACTTTATGAGAAACTTTTAACGGAGGGGCTAACAACCCTATTAGGCTGGATGGTTGAAATTAAATATGATTGGAAGGTTGATTTAGGCCGAAAAAATAGGTGGTTAAAACGTTATTTATCAGATACTAGCTATCAAGAGTATCTTTCACTGTATCCTAATCAAAGTTATGGGGGGATGTGGGAGCGTTTGTTTTTGATGAAGTTATTCGTTGAAAAATATGCGAAAAAAGTGGCAGGGGTTCTCGGATACACCTATGATGTTGAACAAGGGGAAAAAGTAGCTAAATTTTTACATCGAATCAATTCTTTACCAAGTAACGCCAGTGAATTTCATTAA
- a CDS encoding exodeoxyribonuclease III — MKFISWNVNGLRACVKKGFLDFFQTIDADFFCIQETKLQEGQINLELEGYYQYWNYAQKKGYSGTAIFTKHRPTSVFYGINLEEHDQEGRTITLEYDEFYLVNVYTPNSQNGLARLPYRLSWERDFRHYLVELNKKKPVILCGDLNVAHQPIDLKNPKTNQKNAGFTKEEREEMTHLLSEGFIDSFRYFFPHQEGCYSWWSYRANARAKNVGWRIDYFLVSNRLKESLQTATIYPEILGSDHCPVGLTLTIK, encoded by the coding sequence TTGAAATTTATCTCATGGAATGTCAACGGATTACGCGCCTGTGTTAAAAAAGGATTTTTAGATTTTTTTCAAACCATCGATGCTGACTTTTTTTGTATTCAGGAAACAAAGTTACAAGAAGGACAAATCAACTTAGAACTCGAGGGGTACTACCAATACTGGAATTATGCCCAAAAGAAAGGTTATTCCGGAACAGCCATTTTTACTAAACACCGTCCGACGTCGGTTTTTTATGGAATCAACCTGGAGGAGCACGACCAAGAAGGACGAACCATTACGTTAGAATACGATGAATTTTATCTCGTAAATGTCTATACTCCAAATTCCCAAAACGGACTTGCCCGGTTACCGTATCGCTTAAGTTGGGAACGTGACTTTCGCCATTATTTAGTCGAACTTAACAAGAAAAAACCTGTTATTTTATGTGGGGATTTAAACGTCGCCCACCAACCTATTGATTTAAAAAACCCTAAAACTAATCAAAAAAATGCAGGATTTACAAAAGAAGAGCGTGAGGAAATGACCCATTTACTCTCAGAAGGATTTATTGATAGCTTTCGCTACTTTTTCCCGCACCAAGAAGGATGTTATTCCTGGTGGTCTTACCGTGCAAATGCACGTGCTAAAAACGTGGGTTGGCGCATTGATTATTTCCTTGTTTCTAATCGTCTAAAAGAAAGCTTACAAACAGCTACTATTTATCCAGAAATTTTAGGATCTGATCACTGCCCAGTTGGTCTCACACTCACAATAAAATAA
- a CDS encoding DeoR/GlpR family DNA-binding transcription regulator, which produces MITEKRHQLILSELKEKGSVKVADLVEKFNFSESTIRRDLVQLEARHCLKRVHGGAIPVLNKFVEKSYQDKKSQFIHQKDGMAKYAASFVQDGESIYLDSGTTTFEMIKYLKEKDIVVVTNGLSHIEALIDHEIPCFILGGRVKHKTKAIIGYEALTLLHRYKFDKCFIGSNGVHPIHGFTTPDPEEALIKEHAIKSSATTYVLVDESKFGEVSFTKFADLEEATIITTGSLDLKAYEKITIVKDVKI; this is translated from the coding sequence TTGATTACGGAAAAAAGACATCAATTAATCTTATCGGAACTCAAGGAGAAAGGATCGGTAAAGGTCGCTGATCTTGTGGAGAAGTTTAATTTTTCAGAGTCAACCATCCGTCGAGATCTTGTTCAACTTGAAGCACGTCATTGTTTAAAGCGTGTTCATGGGGGTGCAATCCCTGTTCTTAATAAATTTGTTGAAAAAAGCTATCAAGATAAAAAAAGTCAATTTATTCATCAAAAAGATGGGATGGCAAAGTATGCAGCCTCGTTTGTTCAGGATGGAGAGAGTATTTATCTTGATTCAGGAACAACAACCTTTGAGATGATTAAATATTTAAAAGAAAAGGATATTGTGGTAGTGACGAACGGACTCTCTCATATTGAAGCGCTCATTGATCATGAAATTCCATGCTTTATTCTCGGGGGAAGAGTGAAACACAAGACAAAGGCGATTATCGGATATGAGGCGCTAACCTTGTTACATCGTTATAAATTTGACAAGTGTTTTATTGGAAGTAACGGGGTTCATCCCATCCACGGTTTTACCACCCCAGATCCAGAGGAAGCCTTGATTAAAGAGCACGCGATTAAATCCTCAGCAACGACATATGTCTTAGTTGATGAAAGTAAGTTTGGTGAAGTAAGTTTTACAAAGTTTGCGGACTTAGAAGAAGCGACTATTATTACAACAGGAAGTCTTGATCTTAAGGCCTATGAAAAAATAACGATAGTAAAGGACGTGAAAATATGA
- a CDS encoding LytTR family transcriptional regulator DNA-binding domain-containing protein, which yields MRDVEQLHERLFQCHKSYVINLQNVVKVDKKEKKVYFENKESCLISRRFVKELEGLITKEAEKSL from the coding sequence TTGCGAGATGTTGAGCAACTTCATGAACGGTTGTTTCAATGCCATAAATCTTATGTCATTAACCTTCAAAATGTTGTAAAGGTAGATAAAAAAGAAAAAAAGGTCTATTTTGAGAATAAAGAATCTTGTCTCATTTCAAGACGATTTGTCAAAGAATTGGAAGGTTTAATAACAAAAGAGGCAGAAAAATCCCTTTAA
- a CDS encoding glycerophosphodiester phosphodiesterase, with protein MAHLIKETFTYLKYNALTLALFELIHKLLLLAVIVPSFFSILTTIMQKLNMTYLSAKQAIHFCLSPSVLILGFFMIICLGYVLFLEVYAILLLLQAATHHQKLSLFQTITRSLKGALSILAPRNLLLLLFLTSIIPISSFLFKYYFLKDFSITEFLFDLLYQRAPFHPVYFLFISALALLNIRFCFTLQGVVYQKLPFIRAAKESVKRSSKTVILRFYTLNYLLLIGIAFMGLYGGLILISALAIKIIHPTEASTIFINIALTIKSILTIIAPSFFLILMCAFIHTLYLITPAPYLPPIKGCASKMTKHPILKGVVIGIFFLIGSGLISPNFLSIGRRNFSDDIQIIAHRGSATYVPENTLAALDYSIQHGADMAEIDVQMTKDKEVILMHDSNLKRTSGYDQKVTETTYQKIRQLEVGGRFDAAFFGEPIPTLEEALKKAKGKLTLMIEIKVSDDTSEITKKVIELIEAHNMEDECLIGSMDYRVLQVAKMINPDIQTVYITALAYGDYQNLKDVDYYSIEASFISYALISQVHHSGKQIYAWTVNKEATMQTMIAMQVDGIVTDNPTLLKKQMAHLNDHYIMFINQLFFRPS; from the coding sequence ATGGCCCATTTGATTAAAGAAACGTTCACTTATCTCAAATATAATGCCCTAACACTTGCTCTTTTTGAGCTTATACATAAATTGCTTCTTTTGGCAGTCATCGTGCCATCTTTTTTTTCAATTTTAACAACGATTATGCAAAAGTTGAATATGACTTATCTGAGCGCCAAGCAAGCAATTCATTTTTGCCTTTCGCCAAGTGTTTTAATCTTAGGCTTTTTTATGATTATTTGTCTTGGATATGTGTTATTTTTAGAAGTTTACGCTATTCTCCTCCTTTTACAAGCAGCTACTCATCATCAAAAACTTTCGCTTTTTCAAACCATTACGCGAAGTCTAAAAGGGGCGTTAAGTATTCTAGCCCCCCGAAACCTTTTACTCCTCCTTTTTCTAACGAGTATCATCCCTATCTCTTCCTTTTTATTTAAATACTATTTCCTAAAAGATTTTTCAATTACCGAATTTTTATTCGATTTATTGTACCAACGGGCGCCTTTTCATCCTGTTTATTTTCTATTCATCTCTGCTCTAGCCTTACTTAACATTCGTTTTTGCTTTACCCTCCAAGGGGTGGTTTATCAAAAGTTGCCCTTCATTCGGGCAGCGAAGGAAAGTGTTAAACGCTCATCGAAAACAGTAATTCTTCGTTTCTACACCCTGAACTATCTTCTGCTTATCGGAATAGCCTTTATGGGGCTTTATGGCGGACTAATTCTAATAAGTGCACTTGCCATTAAAATCATTCATCCAACAGAGGCATCGACAATCTTTATAAATATAGCCTTAACCATTAAAAGTATATTAACGATTATTGCACCGTCCTTCTTTTTAATTTTGATGTGCGCCTTTATCCATACTCTTTACCTCATTACCCCAGCCCCGTATCTTCCTCCGATAAAAGGCTGCGCGTCAAAAATGACAAAACATCCGATTCTCAAAGGAGTCGTGATCGGGATTTTCTTCCTCATTGGTAGTGGGCTCATTAGTCCTAATTTCCTCTCGATTGGTCGGAGAAACTTTTCAGATGATATTCAAATTATTGCTCATCGCGGTTCAGCAACCTATGTTCCTGAAAATACATTAGCTGCTCTTGATTATTCCATTCAACATGGTGCTGATATGGCAGAAATTGATGTTCAGATGACCAAAGACAAAGAAGTGATTTTGATGCACGACTCCAATCTGAAACGAACATCTGGTTATGATCAAAAAGTAACCGAGACAACTTATCAAAAAATCAGGCAATTAGAAGTAGGAGGACGATTTGATGCCGCCTTTTTCGGGGAACCGATCCCCACGCTAGAGGAAGCCTTAAAAAAGGCAAAAGGAAAACTGACACTCATGATTGAAATTAAAGTGAGCGATGACACCTCTGAGATAACAAAAAAAGTCATCGAATTAATTGAGGCACACAACATGGAAGATGAATGTCTCATTGGTTCGATGGATTATCGTGTCTTACAAGTGGCCAAAATGATTAACCCCGACATTCAAACCGTCTATATTACAGCGCTTGCATATGGGGATTATCAAAATTTAAAAGACGTTGACTACTACTCGATTGAGGCTTCCTTTATCTCCTATGCCCTCATTAGTCAAGTCCATCATTCAGGAAAACAAATCTATGCTTGGACGGTCAATAAAGAGGCCACGATGCAAACAATGATTGCCATGCAAGTGGATGGGATTGTCACCGACAACCCAACCCTCTTAAAAAAACAAATGGCGCATCTGAATGACCACTACATTATGTTCATCAATCAACTTTTTTTCAGACCTTCATGA
- a CDS encoding alpha/beta hydrolase family protein, with protein MKSRKRMIGWIVLGGALSLFLPLLVIGCLYERQYGERNETPEYLMYDLSVFSNLERSPISFESNDGQLLAGYVYTSPENDNPLGTIIVSSGIETGHNAYLPEINYMVNSGYRVFAYDGTGNDESEGESTGGYLQAAIDLDYAIRKVKEDKRYGDLPVMLYGHGSGGYAVVSVLNHHQDITAVVEQSGFYASTDAMPYHFQWLKPYIKLYEYLKYGNYAREDHLNVLMHTNSHVLLLHSEDDEVTSYEQSFFKYEPLLSAHDHLTFRRYQNRGHDVVLDQRLIKTLKLQVDADLAEEKMSPTLKRMYQRVFYDAKKNLDVAVMQQIIDFYNQWIYAEYE; from the coding sequence ATGAAAAGTAGGAAGAGGATGATCGGTTGGATTGTTTTAGGAGGAGCGCTTAGTTTGTTTCTTCCGTTGTTAGTGATTGGATGTTTGTATGAGAGGCAATATGGGGAAAGAAATGAGACTCCGGAATATTTAATGTATGACCTCTCAGTATTTTCAAATTTAGAACGTAGTCCTATTTCTTTTGAGTCTAATGACGGTCAATTATTAGCAGGATATGTATATACAAGTCCAGAGAATGACAACCCATTGGGGACCATTATTGTATCTTCAGGAATTGAAACGGGGCATAACGCGTATTTGCCAGAAATCAATTATATGGTAAATAGCGGGTATCGTGTTTTTGCCTACGACGGAACAGGGAATGATGAAAGTGAAGGAGAAAGTACCGGAGGCTACTTACAGGCAGCTATTGATTTGGATTATGCGATTCGTAAGGTGAAGGAAGATAAGCGGTATGGTGACTTACCGGTGATGCTATATGGTCATGGAAGTGGTGGATATGCGGTTGTATCTGTTTTAAATCATCATCAGGATATTACCGCTGTCGTCGAACAATCGGGCTTTTATGCTTCAACGGATGCGATGCCTTATCACTTTCAATGGTTAAAGCCTTATATTAAACTTTATGAGTATTTAAAATATGGAAACTATGCTCGGGAAGACCATTTAAATGTATTGATGCATACGAATAGTCATGTTCTTCTTCTTCATAGCGAAGACGATGAGGTGACAAGTTATGAGCAATCCTTTTTTAAATATGAACCGTTGCTATCGGCCCATGATCATTTAACGTTCAGACGCTATCAAAATCGTGGCCATGATGTCGTTCTTGATCAACGACTTATAAAGACGTTAAAACTACAAGTGGATGCGGATTTAGCGGAAGAGAAGATGTCGCCCACACTAAAAAGGATGTATCAACGGGTTTTTTATGACGCGAAAAAAAATTTAGATGTTGCCGTAATGCAACAGATTATTGATTTTTATAATCAATGGATATATGCAGAATATGAATAA
- a CDS encoding PTS fructose transporter subunit IIABC has product MRIIDLLSKDSISLRLQAKNKMEAINELVDLVDASGHLTDKKAYKEGIIAREEQSTTGIGEGIAIPHAKVAAVKKACLAAAVSHVGVDYESFDGSLAHLFFMIAAPDGANNTHLEVLSRLSTILMDESFRKKLMDAKTVDEFLSLIDRKETEAFKEETEEVIEQGGNEKASKYPQVLAVTACPTGIAHTFMAAESLNKKGAELGISIKVETNGSAGIKNALTKEEIEHCEAIIVAADKKVEMARFNGKRVIQTKVADGIHKAEELINRAVNGEAPIYYNSSATQDVVEESTESFGRQLYKHLMNGVSNMLPFVVAGGILIALAFLFDNREINPANFGSNTPFAAFFKTIGDAAFGFLLPVLAGFIAVSIADRPAMVVGFVGGLLANVGGAGFLGALLAGFIAGYLVVGLKKVFSFLPSSLEGIKPVLLYPLFGTLLVGVIMTFIVNPPVAFVNQGLTNFLNGLGTSSAVILGIVVAGMMAIDMGGPFNKAAYVFGIASLESGNEAVMAAVMAGGMVPPLAIALATTFFSQRFTKEQRDSGKVNYVMGLSFITEGAIPFAAADPLKVIPACVVGSAIAGALTMIFNCTLPAPHGGIFVLPVVGNALMYLVAIAVGSIVGACILGALKKK; this is encoded by the coding sequence ATGAGAATTATCGATTTGTTAAGTAAAGACTCAATTAGTCTTCGTTTACAGGCGAAAAATAAAATGGAGGCCATCAATGAATTAGTTGATTTAGTAGATGCTAGTGGTCACTTAACTGATAAAAAGGCGTACAAGGAAGGAATTATTGCGCGTGAAGAGCAGAGTACAACCGGGATTGGAGAAGGGATTGCCATTCCACATGCTAAAGTAGCTGCAGTGAAAAAGGCATGCTTGGCGGCCGCTGTTAGCCACGTGGGGGTTGACTATGAATCGTTTGATGGAAGTTTAGCTCATTTGTTTTTTATGATTGCTGCACCTGATGGGGCAAATAACACGCACTTAGAAGTCCTATCGCGATTATCAACGATTTTGATGGATGAATCCTTTAGAAAGAAACTGATGGATGCCAAAACAGTGGATGAATTTTTATCATTGATTGATCGAAAGGAAACAGAGGCGTTTAAAGAGGAAACAGAAGAAGTTATCGAACAAGGGGGGAATGAAAAGGCATCAAAATATCCTCAAGTATTGGCAGTCACAGCGTGTCCAACTGGAATTGCGCATACGTTTATGGCGGCAGAATCACTTAATAAAAAGGGGGCAGAGTTAGGAATTTCGATTAAGGTTGAGACGAATGGATCAGCAGGAATTAAAAATGCGTTAACAAAAGAAGAGATTGAGCATTGTGAAGCTATTATTGTTGCGGCTGATAAAAAGGTAGAAATGGCACGATTCAATGGTAAACGTGTGATTCAAACAAAGGTTGCCGACGGGATTCACAAAGCAGAAGAATTAATTAACCGGGCAGTAAATGGAGAGGCACCCATTTACTATAATTCGTCAGCGACACAGGATGTAGTGGAGGAGTCAACTGAAAGTTTCGGGCGTCAATTATATAAACACTTAATGAATGGTGTTTCAAACATGTTACCTTTCGTTGTAGCTGGAGGAATTTTAATTGCCCTTGCCTTCTTATTTGATAATCGCGAAATAAACCCAGCAAATTTTGGATCAAATACGCCGTTTGCTGCTTTCTTTAAAACGATTGGTGATGCAGCCTTCGGATTTTTATTGCCTGTGTTAGCAGGATTTATCGCGGTTAGTATCGCGGATCGCCCAGCTATGGTTGTTGGTTTCGTTGGTGGATTGTTAGCAAATGTAGGTGGCGCTGGATTTTTAGGGGCGTTACTTGCCGGATTTATTGCCGGTTATCTTGTTGTTGGATTAAAGAAAGTTTTCTCATTTTTACCATCATCACTTGAAGGGATTAAACCTGTTCTGCTTTATCCTTTATTTGGAACATTGCTTGTCGGAGTCATCATGACGTTTATTGTAAATCCGCCAGTTGCCTTTGTTAATCAAGGGTTGACTAATTTTTTAAATGGATTAGGAACGAGTTCAGCAGTTATTTTAGGAATTGTTGTGGCTGGAATGATGGCGATTGATATGGGAGGACCATTTAATAAAGCGGCTTACGTTTTTGGAATTGCTTCATTAGAATCTGGAAATGAAGCAGTTATGGCGGCTGTCATGGCCGGGGGGATGGTTCCACCTTTAGCCATCGCATTAGCCACAACGTTCTTTAGCCAACGTTTTACAAAAGAGCAACGTGATTCTGGAAAAGTTAATTATGTCATGGGACTCTCTTTTATTACGGAAGGGGCTATCCCATTTGCAGCGGCTGATCCATTAAAAGTCATTCCTGCTTGTGTGGTTGGTTCGGCGATTGCTGGTGCACTAACGATGATTTTTAATTGTACGTTGCCAGCACCACACGGTGGAATCTTCGTATTACCGGTTGTAGGAAATGCCCTCATGTACCTTGTTGCGATTGCCGTAGGTTCAATAGTCGGTGCTTGTATTTTAGGTGCTTTAAAGAAAAAATAA
- the pfkB gene encoding 1-phosphofructokinase produces the protein MIYTVTLNPSIDYVVNMEQLVEGMVNRVSTEHFYAGGKGINVSQILNQHGISNRALGFISGFTGNFIEGSLKEKGIDTDFIRLSEGYSRINMKIKTTTDETEINGMGPHIPKTEIDKLYRQLDLLTADDTLVLAGSIPATLPDDFYEKMMEHVQDRGVKVVVDATKNLLLNVLTYRPFLIKPNHHEIAEMFGVTISTTEDLLQYGNRLKDMGARNVLISMGGDGAILLAENGEVYRSNVPKGVVKNSVGAGDSMVAGFIAGYEKTQCYEQALRLGAASGSATAFSSDVATAEEILALVKEIVVQKL, from the coding sequence ATGATATATACAGTAACTTTGAATCCATCGATTGATTACGTCGTGAATATGGAGCAATTAGTTGAGGGAATGGTAAATCGGGTGAGCACCGAACATTTTTATGCGGGTGGAAAGGGAATCAATGTGTCTCAAATTCTGAATCAGCACGGAATTTCCAATCGTGCATTAGGTTTTATTAGTGGATTTACGGGAAATTTTATTGAAGGAAGCTTAAAAGAAAAGGGCATTGATACCGATTTTATTCGATTGAGTGAGGGATACTCTAGAATCAATATGAAAATTAAAACAACGACAGATGAAACAGAGATTAATGGAATGGGACCGCATATTCCAAAAACAGAGATTGATAAACTGTATCGGCAGTTAGATTTATTAACGGCGGATGATACGTTAGTGTTAGCGGGAAGCATTCCGGCGACGCTACCGGATGATTTTTACGAAAAAATGATGGAGCATGTACAGGATCGAGGAGTAAAAGTAGTCGTTGATGCCACTAAAAATTTATTATTAAACGTCTTAACCTATCGTCCTTTTTTAATTAAACCTAATCATCATGAAATAGCAGAGATGTTTGGGGTAACGATTTCAACCACGGAAGATTTGCTTCAGTATGGGAATCGCTTGAAGGACATGGGGGCGCGTAACGTCTTAATTTCAATGGGAGGAGACGGAGCAATTTTATTAGCTGAAAATGGTGAGGTATACCGATCAAATGTTCCAAAGGGGGTCGTAAAAAATTCAGTGGGAGCCGGGGATTCGATGGTAGCGGGGTTTATTGCCGGTTATGAAAAAACTCAATGTTATGAACAGGCGCTTCGTCTTGGAGCAGCGAGTGGGAGTGCCACAGCTTTTTCAAGCGATGTAGCGACAGCAGAGGAGATTTTAGCCTTAGTAAAGGAAATTGTTGTTCAAAAACTATAA